Part of the Sinorhizobium terangae genome is shown below.
ACCTTCTCCTTCGACATCGCCGGCGGCCAGGATGCCGCGTTCCGCTTCCTGAACGCGCTGCAGATCTTCAAGCTCGCCGTCAGCCTCGGCGGCACGGAATCGCTTGCAAGCCATCCAGCCGCGATGACGCATTCGGGCGTGCCGATCGAAGTGCGCCAGCGGATCGGCGTGCTCGAGTCGACTATCCGCCTGTCGATCGGCATCGAGCATCCCGACGACCTTGTGGCCGACGTCGCCAACGCCCTGACGACCGTGTGAATGTTCGCCTAGGCGGGGCGCGATTTGAGCTCCGCTGAATGCGAAAGGATATTGACGATGTTGCCGAACGGGTCGCGTAGAAAGAACCGCCGCACACCCCAAGGCTCATCGGTGATATCGTAGACGATCTCCGTACCGGCGTGCTTCGCGCTCCGATAGACCTCGTCCACGTCATCCACTTCGATCGAGAGCGCCGGCACCGGCGTTCCCGAGCCGCCTTCGATGGCGAAGCTCACCTGCGGCATGGCGGAGCCGCCCTTCGCTGCGAAGGTGAGGATCCAGCCATGATCCATCACCACCTCGAGACCGAGCAGATCGGCATAAAAAGCGCGCGCACGCGGCGGATCGGATGTCTGAAAATTGGGCACGATGCGTCGGACTGCCATGCTCTCCTCCATTTGGCCGGCGTCACCGGTTGGACAGCGCGCTTCTGATCAGCGATGCCGCCGCCATTCCCGCTGCCTCCATATAGCTCGGATCGCGATGGAGCAAAACGACGGCAAAGCTGCCGTCGAGGAGCAGTAGAACCTGACGCGCAAGTACGCCTGCGCCGTCTATCCCCTCCACTTCGAGGCTCTGGCGTAGCCAGTTCTCGAATTTCTTCTTATGCGCTGCCCCGATGCGCATCGCGGGATGCCCCGGCATATTCGCCAGTTCGGCGGAGGTGCGCAGGAAGCCGCAGCCCTTCCATTTCGGGTGTCGGGCGGCGCGGGCGAGGTTGCGAAAGATACCCTCCACCTTTGTCGCCACATCGCCCTCGGTCTCGGCAAACCATTTCTGGAAGAGCGTGAGGTTCGGCTGATCGCGGCCGTCGAGATAGGCAGCAATCAGATCGTCCTTGCTGTCGAAATGATAATAGAGCGTGCGCTTCGTCACGCCGGCTGCTTCCGCCAGCGCCTCGACGCTGACGGCGCGGATGCCCTCCGCATAGAAAAGCTTGGCTGCGGCGGAAACAATACGGTCGCGGGTGGAGGAAGAGGCTGTCATGGTCATGTATACCGACTAGTGAATATACATCTGTTTATCGCTCGCCTAGCCTGCTTCCGTCAACGCCACGGGAGATCGCCATGTCCGATACAGTGCTTTTCGACGTCACCGACGGCGTCGCGCTGCTCACCCTCAACCGGCCGGATAAACTGAACGCCTTGAACTACGAATTAGTAGACCGGCTCCTTTCCCTCCTCGACCTGATCGAAGTCGACGACACCGTCCAGGCGGTCATCCTCACTGGCGCCGGAGAGAGCGCCTTTTCAGCCGGCGGCGATATCCACGAGTTTTCCCGCAGCGTGGCGCAGGGCGTAAATGCAGCCGTTCGCGATTTCGTGCGGCGCGGACAAAGGCTCACCGCCCGGCTGGAAGGCTTGCCGAAGCCCGTCATTGCGGCCGTCAACGGCCTTGCCTATGGCGCCGGCTGCGAGATCACCGAAGCCGTCCATCTCGCGATCGCCAGCGAGCGCGCACGCTTTGCCAAGCCGGAGATCAAGCTTGCCATGCCCCCAACCTTCGCGGTACCCAGCGCCTGCCGCGCCTCGCCGGCCGCAAGCGCGCGCTCGAACTGCTTCTCACCGGAGACGAATTTTCCGCGAGCCAGGCGCTCGAACTGGGACTTGTCAACAAGATCGTGCCGCACGAAGACCTCATCGCTTCCGCCCGAGCCTTGGCTCTCCGCATCACACGACACTCGCCCCTTGCGGTGGCGGCGATCATCACCGCGGTCACGCGCGGCCTCAACATGACGATCGGCGAAGGCCTGCTGAACGAGAGCGAACAATTCGGGCGCATGGTGCCGAGCCATGATCTCACCGAGGGGCTGCTAGCCTGGAAAGAACGGCGAGAGGCGCATTACACCGGACGCTGACTCCTTGGAGAGCTAGCTCCGCGCGAAGCCTAGCACGAACAGTGCCAGCGCTCCGATCGAGGCGAATGTCCGGACGTGGTTCCACCAGACCCAATCCGTCAGGTACCGCTTCTGCCAGATCTCTTGAGCGGCCTCCCCTGAGGCTGCCGCAAGCGCATCGTTCAACGGCACATTGAAGACGATCGTCACCAGCAACGTTCCGACGACATAGACAAGGCCGCCGGCCGCAAGCAGCCAGCTACCCTGCCCTCCAGTAAAGAAGGCAGCGCCGACGAGAATCAGCCCGAGAAGTGCCGTTCCCATGAAAGTCGTGAGAAAGAGCGGATTCTGGATCACATCGTTGATGGCGTTCATCGCGGCAATCCCTTGCTCGGGCGGCAACCGCGACAGGGCCTGCATGATGCAGACCGAGAAGATGAAGAACAGACCGGCCATCAGGCCGGAACCGATGACGGCGGCGAAAGCCAAAGCGGGAATCAGGGCAAGCATTGCACAACACTCCAGGTATCGGCTGCAGCCGGAACATCGCAGATGTGAGCAGTCCTCACATTTGCAAATGTGATAAATCCTCGTATTTTGCCAGTCAAGCTAGAATGTGAGCGATACTCATGATTGAAGAGCAAACTCCGGGCGTGGGGCCAACGGAAGAGCAACCAGGCCTTCGCCGCACGCCGAGCCAGAAGCGCAGCCGCGAGCGCGTCGAGCATATCCTCTCCTGCGCCACCAGGCTGATCGAGAAAAAAGGCAGCGACGCCATGCGCATGAGCGAGGTCGCGGAGATGGCCGGCATCTCCATCGGCTCACTCTACCAGTATTTTCCCGACAAGGCGGCGATCGTGAGCACCCTTGCCGAACGCTACAATGCCGCCAGCCGGGACTGTATCGCGAACGAGTTCGCCAAAATCACCACGCTCGCCGAATTGCGCAGCGCCTTTTCGGTGCTCTTCGACACCTACTACGATATGTTTCTCGCCGAGCCGGTGATGCGCGACATCTGGTCGGCGATGCAGGCGGACAAGACCCTGCGCGAAATCGAACTCGCCGAAAGCCGGGCAAATGGACGCTTGCTTGCCGAAACCTGGGCAAGGGTTCAGCCGGAAACGCCACGCAAAAGAATCGAAGATGCCGCCTTCCTCATCATGCATCTTGGTGAATGCACGATGCGGCTCGCAGTCTCGGTCGACAATCCCCAGGGCGACCGCATCGTCGCGGCCTATAAGCACATGATCCTTCGTGAATTTGTCGCGGATGCAACGGGAGAAGCCGCAAGTTCAATTGACATCGCCCGCGACCGATCCTAATCATCGGGGATCGATTGGTTCTCGGAAAGCGAACGCGTTCCGGGAGTAAACGGGAACGTGACGGATGGACCCAACCTGGGCATCTTAATCACGGCCGACCCCGCGACTGTAGAACGGCGTGAATTTGCCATTCCGGAGCGATCCGGAAGAAGCCACTGGGAAAGACCGCGAGAGGGCGGTTCGATCCTGGGAAGGCGAGGCAAATCCTTGGTGCAAACCACCTGACGCCGTGAGCCAGGAAACCTGCCAAGCGATGCGGGCACAGTGCCCAACCCGGGAAAGGTCCCAACGCCATCACGGAGGTTGTCATGGCTACGTCTACAGCTTCGAGCATTTCGCTCTCCCTTAACGATCGTCTGGTCGCGGGCATCTCCGCCCTGTTGATCGGCGCCTTCCTCGTCTTCGGTGCAGGCCTCGCGAATTCGGCCGTTCTGCACGATACGGCGCACGACACCCGCCATTCCTACGGCTTCCCCTGCCACTGATCGATGCCATGGAACGCACTACAGCGCCGCGCGTCTTTTCGGACGCGCAAAGGACGCTGTAGCACTTTGAATTGCTGCATGTTTTTATCCTTAAATCGGCTACGATTTAAGGAAACGTGCAGCAGGCGTTCCATCTCGAACAAGAGCGGATCGCTTCTCCGGCGTATAGCACGCGAGCGCATTTGCCGTTGGGCATGCGCTCCGGCGTGCTTCGTCGGCGTTTTGCATCCATGGAAACCGGAAATGGCGCCAGCTGTGGCGTTTGTGCGGCGTTCGCGCTTCGGAGTAGCCACGTGCCGGATTGAGGAATATCGACAATGATCGTCAAGACACTTCTGGCCGCGATCGTGGCCGGGCTGATTGCCGGCGTCTTCATGACCGCCGCACAGGAAATGCGCGTCGTGCCGCTGATCCTGCACGCCGAAGAATACGAGGGCGAAGCGCCGGCAGCGGATCAGCCGGCAACGCAGGAGCCTGCAGCCGCGGGCCACGACCAGCATTCGTCGCTGAACAGCACTTCGCCGCTGGGCGCGCTTGCTTCCGCGCTCTCGCCGGTCACGCCGGCCTATGCGCATGAGCATGAGGGCGATCACGAGGAAGGCGGCATCATGTTCGGCCTGAGCCGTTTCTCCGGCACGCTTCTCGCCAATCTCGTGACGGGCGCCGGATTTTCTCTGCTGCTTGCCGGCGTCAGCCTTGTGATCGGCTCTCCGATCACGCTCGCGAACGGGGCGGCCTGGGGCGCTTTCGGATGGCTTGCCGTCCACCTGCTGCCGGCGATCGGCCTTCCGCCCGAACTACCGGGCTTCCCCGCGGCCGAACTCGGCGACCGGCAGGTCTGGTGGGCCGCGACGGTGCTGTTTTCGGCGGTTGGCCTCTACCTGCTGGCGCTGCGCCCTGAACTGGTCGCCAAGATCGCGGGTCTCGTGCTCATTGCCGCACCGCAGGTCTACGGCGCACCGCAGCCGCTCGACATCTCCAGCAACGTACCCGCCGTCCTCGGCGCCGAGTTCGCCGTCGCCGCGCTCGCGACCACGCTTGCCTTCTGGCTCGTGCTAGGGGTGGTTTCCGGCTTCATCAACGACCGGTTCGTCAAGGCGCATTAATCACATTCTGATCGTTGCTGCCCCTCTCCTCGGGTTTAACCCGAGGACTAGCCCTCTCCCCGCTCGCGGAAGAGGAGACGACCATAGATCCGTCTCCACTTGCGGCAACGTCTTGAGTTAGAAAAGACGCCGCCGCACCCACCTTGCCGCCCACGGTCGCACGCGGGGAGAGGCACGAGGGCGGCGCCACGCGCGTCCTTCTCGCCCGTCAAAACGGGGAGAAGGTGCCGGCAGGCGGATGAGGGGCCGACTCACCCCGTTCGATCGCGAGCAGTCTCAAGCAAATGCGCCCGCAGCCGTTCGCGACGGGCCTCCGGCTCAAGCAACACGCAGCTGTCGCAATAGCTGCCGCCGTCGGTGCGATAATAGAGGCAGCACCCGCCGCGCATCCTGTAGGTCCGCGAAAGTTCTTTCCCGCCCTCCCCTGTGGCTTTGATCCTCTCGTAGCAAAGCGCCTCGGAGTGGAGCGGAGACCCGGCGCGCTTGACGATCGCCAGCGCCTGCGCGATCGCCTCCTCCTCGGTTCCGCACCGTCGTCCGACTTCGAGAAAGGCACCTGCCAGACTGTCGGCAGCAAGCCGCCACTGCGCCCGCAGCGACAGGCCGCAGCGCCGCTTCAAGAGTGCGATGACCGGCCTCAGATGAGCGACAAAGCGATTGTGAAAAAGCCTTTCGGGATCCCCGGGGTCGCTGGCGGAGACTTCGCTGAGTTGCATGCAGAAATGAAACCGTCGCGCGTCGACGGCGCCCGCCTTGAGCGGAGGCGCGTAGTGCTCGAAGCGTAACCCTGTGACGTCTGGAATACGGCCGCTGTAGAGATAGATGGCGGCGGCGGCGAGGCTGAGTTGATGGCTATAAAAGGCGATAAGATGCGCCGCCCGCACCTTGTTGTCCATGCCCGCGCCGAAGCGCTCCTGATAGGAAAGACAGGTCTCGACGCCGGCCGATCCCTCGGCCCAGAATGCCGACGGAACTTGCATGTCCTCGTCCGGGGTTAGCGAGCAGGCAACCTCGGGAAACGCGGCGTCGAGCCAAGCGACGGCGGCCCTCGCCTCTCCTTCGCCTGCGGCGTCTCCCATCTTCAGCTTCCGCGCATTCTCCATTCCATCTCCGTCGCGCTTAGACTTGTGGACCATCCGCCAACAGCCAGCCACCCTCGAAACCGGCCCGGCGCAGTCCTCGGCCAAAGGCAGGAATGCTGCGTGTGATATCCCAGAGCAATCCGCTTCTCCAGTTCTCGATCATCATGACCGAAAGGCCCTGGTCAAGCCCGACGATCCTGTCATCGATCCACCCCTCTGCGCCCTCACCCGGCAGGCTCGGATTGAAGCCACCTGGAAGGCGGTCGTCAGTGAGCAGCGCCGGATAACGGGTGAGAAGATGGCCGAGGCTTTCAAGGCTGGCCTCCGGCTCGAAGGGCAGGCAGGCGAGCGGTGCCCAAGGCACCAGCGTCCCGTCGTCGACGCCGAAGGGCGCGCCGCGCGCCGCATAGCCGAGCATCCTTTGCCAGCGCCCGTCACGAAGCCGTAACCGCCCTTTCGGCGCATGGCAGGCGCTGAAGCCCCAGAGATCGCGGCTATAGCCGGCAAAGCCGCCTGGATTTTCCTCTGCATGCGTGCGCTGAAGCACGATCGCCCGACGGGTGTTCTCGAAATAGTCGCTCGCCGTCTTGCGCATCCCCGCATCGCGAATCTCGCGAAAATCGATCCAGGCGTGGGGAAAGAGGTGGATGAAAAGCGCACCCGCGTGAAGATGCCGCGTGTCGCCGATCGGGAGCCATTCATGGGCCGCGGTGAAGGCATCGTAGCTCCCGGGTGCAATTGCGTGGCGCGGCGCGGCCAGCGCCAGCACATATAGCAACAGCGCCTCGCTGTATCCGCGCCAGCGATACCTGAGAAACCGGCCGGGCGGCCGCCAGCCCATCGCCAGCGTGTCGCCGCGATTGAGCGCCCATGCCCAGTCCGCCCGCTCGAAGAGCCGTTCGGAAAGGCTGCGGATTTCGATCTCGTCCCGCCTGCGCTCGGAGAAATAGGCAGTCGCCGTCAGCACGCCGGCAAAGAGCAGAGCGCTGTCGATGGTCGAAAGCTCACAGTTCCAGGTGCGCTCGCCGGTGCGCATGTCGAGAAAATGATAGTAGAGGCCACGGTAGCCGGTGGCGCGTGCGTCGCTTGCCTGTCTGCCCGTCGCGAGAAAACGCAAAACCGTCAGCACACGACGCGCAGCATCTCCACGGCTGATCCAACCACGCTCGACAGCGACCGGATAGCAGGCCAGCCCGAAGCCTGTGGCGGCGATGCTCGACGGCGATCCCTCGCGCGATGTGTCCGCGACGAGACCTGTCCCGGCATCGGAATACCGGCGAAAATAGCCAAACGCGGCGCGCTGCAGGCGATCGATCCCCACAATGTCCCTATTAGAGGTGGATTGAAGCATCCCGGTCCCGTCTGACGCACTTTTTCGCGAGAGGCGCAGCGCTCGTGCCGTCTGCGTCAGCGATGTCTAACGCTGTGAGAGCGGCATCCTTTCGCCCGGCGCTAGATTTCTTTCAAGGGTAAAATCGGGCAAGGAGGGTATCGGTGATCACCGAATATTGTAGAGACGATCGTTCGCAATTGTCGCGCAACGCCAATCCTGTGCTACATTCTTCCCAATGCCTTGATTTTGGTGTGATGCAATCCAAACTCACAGATGTGATCGATTTTTGAAGTGCAGGGTGCGGGCAAACCGCCTCGTATTTCCGCATCCAGCCCCCGAAGTGACCACGCGCAGAAACGGTTGATGCGATGTTGAGCACGTTGGCATTGATCCTGGCCCTCAGTGGGAGTCCGATCCATTCGGCCGCCATGCAGGCGGATGTCGATGTGGAACTGGTGCTGGCCGTCGACATGTCCGGATCGATGGACATGGAGGAGGCACGGGTCCAGCGGTCCGGCTATCTCCAGGCGCTGCGGCATCCCGAATTCATCAACGCGGTCAAGGGCGGCCTGATCGGGCGGATCGCGATCGGCTATTTCGAGTGGGCGGGGCTTGTGAACGAGCAGTCGGTCGTCTCATGGCAGGTGATCGACGATGCCGCGGACGCCGAAGCCTTCGCCGCGAAGGTTGAGGCGCGTCCGATCGGCACGCGCCGCGGTACGTCGATCTCCAACGCGATCCTGTTCGGCACGAACCTGATCGATTCCAACGCCTTTTCGGGCGCACGCCGGGTGATAGACATTTCCGGCGACGGGCCGAACAATACCGGCCCGCCAGTCACACCCGCCCGCGACGGCGCCATATCTCGCGGCATCATCATCAACGGGCTTGCGATCCTCATTCGGCCCTCGGTCTCGACCGGGCCACTCGACCAGTACTACGCGCAATGCGTCATTGGCGGACCGGGATCCTTCGTACTTCCAGTCCATGAACCAGAGGATTTCGCGATCGCGATCCGCCAGAAACTGATCCTGGAAGTGAGCGGCCTGCCCCCGCCGCCCACCCTGCAGCTCACGGCCACGACGCCCGGTGCCGACTGCCTGATCGGCGAAAAGCTCAGGCCGGGATTTCTCGATCGGATCTATCCCGAACTCGATCGATAAGGTGCATCCAATGGTCGTTATTCGCTGCCGGGCATCAGCGCGGAAACGCCGCCGTCGACGAAAAGTGTTGTGCCGTCGATGAAGTCGGAATCGGGGGAGACCAGGAACAGGATGGCGCGGGCGAGATCGTCCGGAACACCGGGCCGATCGCGCAGGTTTACGACCGGCCGATTCGGATCGAACGTATCCTTTCCGACGGGCGAACCGATCTTGTTCGGCACCACGCAGTTGACACGGATCTTGTGCTTGGCGAGCTGGATAGCCAGCGAGCGCGACAGATTGGTGACACCTGCCTTGGCAGCCGTGTAGGCGACGGCGCGCGGGCGTCCGTAAAAGCCCGAGGTCGAGCCGACATTGACGATGTTGCCGCCGTGCCCCTGCGCCACCATCTGCTGGGCGAAATATTTGCTCATCAGGAACGTGCCAGTCAGCGTCACGGCGATTACCCGGTCCCATTCCTCCTTCGTCACGTCGAGAACGTGCTTGTTGTCGCTGATGGCGACGTTGTTGACGAGGATATCGACCTTGCCGAAGCGCTCGGTGACATCCTTGACGAGCGAAATCACGCCTTCTTCGTCGGCAACGTTGGCGAGGAACACCTCGGCCTTGCCGCCTGCAGCTCGGATCTCCTCCGCGACGCGTCCGGCGCGCTCGGCGTCGATGTCGGTCACGGCGATGCTCGCGCCCTCCTTTGCCAGAAGCTTCGCCGTTGCCTCGCCGATATTCCGGCCAGCGCCGGTAACGACCGCCACTTGATCGATCAGTTTCATTCTGTCCTACCGTTCTTTGGTGTGGAGTGATCCGGCCGGCCGCTGAGGACCGGCCAGGAGACTAGAGCTTGTTGTCCGGTCGCCACCGATCGAAGCGGCGTTCGATCATCCTCAGGATGTTGGTGAGAACGACGCCCGCGGCGGCAATCAGGATGATGCCGAACATGACCCGGTCGGTCTGGAAGGTGGCGCCGGCGACGGAGATGAGATAGCCGACCCCGGCCTGTGCCGAGTACATCTCGCCAACCACGATGCCGATGAGCGCGTGGCCGAGACCGAGGCGCAAGCCCGTCAGCAGGAATGGAACGGCGGCCGGGAAGGCAACAGTCAGGAACATCTGCCTGTCGTTCGCGCCGAAGGACCGAGCCACCTTGATGTAGTCGCGTTCGACGGTCTGGACGCCGGCGGTCGTGTTGATGAGGATCGGAAATACGGCGCTGAGAAAGATGATCGCGAACTTCGAACCGAGGCCGATGCCGAACCAGATCATGATCAGCGGCAGCAGCGCGATGCGTGGTGTCGCGTAGAGCGCCGAAATGATCGGGTCGAAAGCGGCGTCGAAGCGGCGGTACCAGCCCATCAGGATGCCGAGCGGCACACCGACAATGATCGCCAGCCCATAGCCGACAACCAGTTCCAGTCCGCTGATGGCGAGGTGCGGATAGATGCTGCCGTCGGCGAACATCGCATAACCGGTTGCGATGATGCGGCTCGGCGAACTGGTGAAAAGCGGATTGACCAGGTCGAGGCGGACGACCGCCTCCCAGAGCAGCAGTGCCACGATCATGGTGAAGCTGCCGAGAAGCGCGTTCTCGTGGCGCACCAGCAATTCGTAGATGGCGAATTCCGACTTGCGCGGCCTTGGGATTTCTCGTTCTTCGGTAACGGATGTCATCTCTCGCTCCCTCAATGCACGCGCAGAAGGCCCATGCGGGCACTTTCCTCTTCGATCAGCCGCCAGATATGGCGGAAGATCTCCATGAAGCGCGGGGTATGCTTCAGATCGAGCGTGCGCTCCTTCGGCAGGTCGATCTCGACGATCTCCTTCACCTTCGCCGGGCGTGCGGAAAACACGACGACGCGGTTGGAAAGGAAGATCGCCTCATCGATCTGGTGGGTGATGAACACGCCGGTCTTCTGGGCCCGATCGAGAATGCGCAGCAGCTCGAACTGCATGAATTCGCGCGTCTGCGCGTCGAGCGCCGCAAAGGGCTCGTCGAGCAGCAGCAGTTCCGGATCGACGGCGAGTGCCCTTGCGATGTTGACGCGCTGGCGCATGCCGCCGGAAAGTTCGCGCGGATAGCTGTCCTCGAACCCGGCGAGCCCGACGAGCTCGACGAACTTGCGTGCACGCGCGGCGATCTCGTCCTTGCTCAGGATCTTCTGGATCTCCAAGCCGTAGGCGACGTTGCGCTGGACCGTGCGCCAGGGAAAGAGGGAGTCCTGCTGGAAGACGAGGCCGCGATCCGGCCCCGGCTTCGTCACCTCGCGTTCGTCGATGAGGATTCTGCCGCCATCGATCGAGACGAGGCCGTCGACGGCGGCGAGAAAAGTCGATTTCCCGCAGCCACTCGGGCCGACGATGCTGACGAGTTCACCCTCGTTGACGCTGAAGTCGATGCCGTCGAGTACACTCAGATCGCGCTTGGTGCGATCATTGTAATAATTCAGTTTGACGCTATCGGCCTTCAGCTTGACCGGCGTTGCCTGCAACATGGGTTGTCCTCCCGTCTTGTTCGCAGTTTCAGTCGAGCGCCTTGAAGAAGCCTTCGCGGTCGAGCGCATCGAGCGTGGTTGTGTCGACGATCGATTCCGGCTTCACCGAGGCCGCAGCCGGCAGCGTCTTCGAAAGCTCCGCCAGGACCGCAGTCACACCCGGAATCGAGGGACGCAGATCCTGCGGGTACACCTTCTCCGAATAGAAGCGGAACGCCTGTTCGACCGACGGCCCCTTCTCGAGCTTCAGGAAGGAAGCCGTCACCTCCATCGCGTCCTGCGGATTGGCACGGAAGGCGTGCAGGCCCTCGCCCATCGCCATGAAGAAGCGCTTGACGACGTCTGGGTTCCCGGAAAGATAGTTCCGCGAGGTCACATAGGCGGTGTTCGGGTAATCCTTGACGATCTCGGTCACGTCCACCAGCATCTTCGAGCCGGCATCGACCATTTCCTGGGTGCGCGGATACTGCGACATCAGCCCCTGGACCTGATGGCTTTCATAGGCAGCCGCCCGAGTTCCCTCGCCGCCGAGCTGAAGAATGTTGACATCCGTCGGCTCGAGCCCGAGGGACTTCAGCGCGAACTTCAAGGCGGTGTCGGTCGACGAACCGAACTTGCTGATGGCGATGCTCTTGCCGCGCAGCTGATCGGCATTCTGGATCGAGGAATCGACGACAAGCTGGAACGGCAGCTTGTTGGCCATGCTGCCGATGATGGCGATATCGGCACCGGCAACGGCGGCCGCGATCGACGGCGTATAGCCGTTCTGGGCGATGTCGATCGAGCCGCCGACGAGCGCCTGGGTGAGCACCGAACCGCCCTCGACATAGATGAGGTTGACGTCCAGGCCGTGCTTTTTGAACAGGCCCTTGGCAAGCGTGTACTGCATCGGCGCGCTCGTCATGGTGAAGCCGTCATAGGCGACATTCACCTTGGTAAGGGCTTCGTCTGCCGCTGCCGGCGACAGGGCGCCGGCAATGAGGCTCAACCCCGCTGCCAAAACGGTCTTCAATAGATTTTTCATGCTCTCCTCCCACGGTTGGCTTGCCCTCACCCGGCTCTCCTCCGAACCAGGATGAGGGGGATTGGTTTCAGCTAAGCAGGCTCTGCATTCGTTCCTTGTTCATCGACTTCATGAGCTGGTCGACGAGGCCGTTGAGCGGCAACGGCAGCTTGACGCTCTGCGCAAGGTCGAGCGCGACGTCCATGTCCTTTTCCGCCCACTTGCCGGTGCTCTTGCCCCAGCGCGACAGCGACCAGTTGGCACCGGAAGAATGCATCAGCGCGGAGAC
Proteins encoded:
- a CDS encoding ABC transporter substrate-binding protein → MKNLLKTVLAAGLSLIAGALSPAAADEALTKVNVAYDGFTMTSAPMQYTLAKGLFKKHGLDVNLIYVEGGSVLTQALVGGSIDIAQNGYTPSIAAAVAGADIAIIGSMANKLPFQLVVDSSIQNADQLRGKSIAISKFGSSTDTALKFALKSLGLEPTDVNILQLGGEGTRAAAYESHQVQGLMSQYPRTQEMVDAGSKMLVDVTEIVKDYPNTAYVTSRNYLSGNPDVVKRFFMAMGEGLHAFRANPQDAMEVTASFLKLEKGPSVEQAFRFYSEKVYPQDLRPSIPGVTAVLAELSKTLPAAASVKPESIVDTTTLDALDREGFFKALD